A genomic stretch from Georgenia muralis includes:
- a CDS encoding dynamin family protein has protein sequence MSAATLAAARALVADALDVLGDDAADRAALTGLARRLDEPLRIAVAGMVKAGKSTLINAVVGEEIAPTDAGECTRVVTWYRYGAAPSVTLVPVGGGPSRALPVRREDGRLRLDLGTPPEEVERLVVEWPARALRDLVLIDTPGTSSLSTEVSARTATALTPEDVPAEADAVVYLMRHLRAADTAFLEAFRDAAGGGANAVAVLSRADEIGAGRLDALVSARDIASRAREDPALRELAVAVVPVAGLLAQSARTLRQAEFDALSALAALERAHTERLLVSVDRFATAEAPVDAAERAALLDRFGVFGIRLALVLLRGGVAQPTRLAGELARRSGLGELVRVVEDHFQARAEDLKARTAVVALERMLRARPRAGTDGLERALERFRAGAHELEELRLLARARTGGLGLPAGVEADAVRVLGGRGATAAERLGMEPAAPVGAMRAAALDELRRWRSLAASPFSDRATAQVCENVARSCEGVLAELAEEAATASWLALGTGPGQEGDGERQAG, from the coding sequence GTGAGCGCCGCGACCCTCGCCGCGGCGCGGGCCCTGGTGGCTGACGCGCTCGACGTCCTCGGCGACGATGCCGCGGACCGGGCCGCGCTCACCGGGCTGGCCCGGCGCCTGGACGAGCCGCTGCGCATCGCCGTCGCCGGTATGGTCAAGGCCGGCAAGTCCACGCTCATCAACGCCGTCGTCGGGGAGGAGATCGCCCCGACGGACGCGGGGGAGTGCACGCGCGTGGTCACCTGGTACCGGTACGGCGCGGCGCCGTCGGTCACCCTGGTGCCGGTGGGCGGGGGGCCGTCCCGGGCGCTGCCGGTGCGGCGCGAGGACGGGCGGCTGCGGCTCGACCTCGGGACGCCGCCGGAGGAGGTCGAGCGCCTGGTCGTCGAGTGGCCCGCCCGGGCGCTGCGCGACCTCGTGCTCATCGACACCCCGGGGACGTCCTCGCTCTCCACCGAGGTCTCTGCCCGGACCGCGACCGCCCTCACGCCCGAGGACGTGCCCGCCGAGGCCGACGCCGTCGTCTACCTCATGCGCCACCTGCGCGCGGCGGACACCGCGTTCCTCGAGGCGTTCCGGGACGCCGCGGGGGGCGGCGCCAACGCCGTCGCCGTGCTCTCCCGGGCCGACGAGATCGGCGCCGGCCGGCTCGACGCCCTCGTCTCGGCGCGTGACATCGCCTCCCGTGCCCGCGAGGACCCCGCGCTGCGCGAGCTCGCCGTCGCGGTGGTGCCGGTCGCGGGTCTGCTGGCACAGAGCGCCCGGACGCTGCGCCAGGCCGAGTTCGACGCGCTCAGCGCGCTCGCGGCCCTCGAGCGCGCCCACACCGAGCGGCTCCTCGTCTCGGTCGACCGGTTCGCCACCGCCGAGGCGCCGGTGGACGCGGCCGAGCGTGCCGCTCTGCTCGACCGTTTCGGGGTGTTCGGCATCCGCCTGGCGCTGGTGCTCCTGCGCGGCGGGGTGGCCCAGCCGACCCGGCTGGCGGGCGAGCTCGCCCGCCGCTCGGGGCTCGGCGAGCTGGTCCGGGTCGTGGAGGACCACTTCCAGGCCCGGGCGGAGGACCTCAAGGCCCGCACCGCCGTCGTCGCGCTCGAGCGGATGCTGCGGGCCCGGCCGCGGGCGGGCACCGACGGTCTCGAGCGGGCCCTGGAGCGCTTCCGCGCGGGAGCGCACGAGCTGGAGGAGCTGCGGCTCCTCGCCCGCGCGCGGACCGGCGGGCTCGGCCTGCCCGCGGGCGTCGAGGCCGACGCCGTGCGGGTCCTCGGCGGGCGGGGCGCCACGGCCGCCGAGCGGCTGGGGATGGAGCCCGCGGCCCCCGTCGGGGCGATGCGCGCCGCCGCCCTGGACGAGCTGCGACGGTGGCGCTCCCTCGCCGCCAGTCCCTTCAGCGACCGGGCGACCGCCCAGGTGTGCGAGAACGTGGCGCGCAGCTGCGAGGGGGTGCTCGCCGAGCTCGCCGAGGAGGCGGCGACCGCGTCGTGGCTGGCCCTAGGGACGGGTCCGGGCCAGGAGGGTGACGGGGAGCGCCAGGCCGGCTGA
- a CDS encoding dynamin family protein, whose translation MRLVGAGDRLDLRRRLEQTRARLLDPSVRVVVVGELKQGKSQLVNALVGAPVCAVDDDVATAVPTLVRHGAEPAAVLVAAGPAGPDGEAVPERRAVPLGEVAAHVSERGNPGNAENLLAAEVALPRSVLEGGLVLVDSPGVGGLDSGHGVATLSALTTADAVLFVTDASQELTEPEVRFLRQALRVCPNVACVLTKTDLYPRWRHIAELDQAHLTTVRGDIPLIPVSSVLRLTAAREADPGLNKESGFPVLVGHLRHQVLGQAERLRRRSVANDLLFTAEHLEMALRSELDALKDPDAAPQIIAGLEAAKQQADEQRRRSSRWQTTLADGMGDLIADMDYDLRDRMRTVQREAETAIDAGDPGQVWPEFTEWLEQRVASAVSDTFVWTNERSIWLAAQVAAHFAQGQVALPTLQVADTSDVLDPVPDVGALDDGHLGVGQKILVGMRGSYGGVLMFGLLTGIAGMALINPISVGAGVLLGGKAYREDKEARLRRRRSEAKTLVRRQIDDVVFQVGKQLRDRLRLVQRLTRDHFTEIAEEQHRSLADSVAAAQRATTTLSAGREARMRQIEAELEKVTRLRRKAESLDRAAPAVAAGAR comes from the coding sequence ATGCGGCTCGTCGGCGCCGGGGACCGGCTCGACCTGCGTCGCCGCCTCGAGCAGACCCGGGCCCGCCTGCTCGACCCGTCCGTCCGGGTCGTCGTCGTCGGGGAGCTCAAGCAGGGCAAGAGCCAGCTCGTCAACGCCCTCGTGGGCGCCCCGGTCTGCGCCGTCGACGACGACGTGGCCACCGCGGTGCCCACCCTGGTCCGGCACGGCGCGGAACCCGCCGCGGTGCTCGTGGCCGCCGGCCCGGCCGGCCCGGACGGGGAGGCGGTCCCCGAGCGGCGCGCGGTCCCGCTCGGGGAGGTCGCCGCGCACGTCTCGGAGCGCGGCAACCCCGGCAACGCCGAGAACCTCCTCGCGGCCGAGGTGGCGCTGCCCCGCAGCGTCCTCGAGGGCGGGCTCGTCCTCGTGGACTCGCCCGGCGTGGGCGGGCTGGACTCCGGGCACGGGGTCGCCACCCTCTCCGCCCTCACGACGGCCGACGCGGTGCTCTTCGTCACCGACGCCTCCCAGGAGCTCACCGAGCCCGAGGTCCGCTTCCTCAGGCAGGCCCTGCGGGTGTGCCCCAACGTCGCGTGCGTCCTGACCAAGACCGACCTGTACCCCCGGTGGCGGCACATCGCCGAGCTCGACCAGGCCCACCTGACGACCGTGCGCGGGGACATCCCGCTCATCCCCGTCTCCTCGGTGCTGCGGTTGACGGCCGCGCGGGAGGCCGACCCCGGGCTGAACAAGGAGTCCGGCTTCCCCGTGCTCGTGGGGCACCTGCGCCACCAGGTGCTGGGTCAGGCCGAGCGGCTGAGGCGGCGGTCGGTCGCGAACGACCTGCTCTTCACCGCCGAGCACCTCGAGATGGCGCTGCGGTCGGAGCTGGACGCGCTCAAGGACCCCGACGCGGCCCCTCAGATCATCGCCGGCCTCGAGGCCGCCAAGCAGCAGGCCGACGAGCAGCGCCGGCGGTCCTCGCGCTGGCAGACCACCCTCGCCGACGGGATGGGCGACCTCATCGCGGACATGGACTACGACCTCCGGGACCGCATGCGCACCGTCCAGCGCGAGGCCGAGACCGCCATCGACGCCGGTGACCCGGGCCAGGTGTGGCCCGAGTTCACCGAGTGGCTCGAGCAGCGGGTCGCCTCCGCCGTCTCCGACACCTTCGTGTGGACCAACGAGCGCTCGATCTGGCTGGCCGCGCAGGTGGCGGCGCACTTCGCCCAGGGTCAGGTGGCCCTGCCCACCCTGCAGGTCGCCGACACCTCCGACGTCCTGGACCCCGTGCCCGACGTCGGGGCGCTCGACGACGGCCACCTCGGCGTGGGGCAGAAGATCCTCGTCGGCATGCGCGGCTCCTATGGCGGCGTGCTGATGTTCGGTCTGCTCACCGGCATCGCCGGCATGGCGCTGATCAACCCCATCTCGGTCGGCGCGGGCGTGCTGCTGGGCGGCAAGGCCTACCGGGAGGACAAGGAGGCACGGCTGCGGCGGCGCCGCTCCGAGGCCAAGACCCTGGTGCGGCGTCAGATCGACGACGTCGTCTTCCAGGTGGGCAAGCAGCTGCGCGACCGGCTCCGGCTCGTCCAGCGACTCACCCGCGACCACTTCACCGAGATCGCCGAGGAGCAGCACCGTTCCCTCGCCGACTCCGTCGCCGCGGCGCAGCGCGCGACCACCACCCTGTCCGCCGGACGGGAGGCCCGCATGAGGCAGATCGAGGCCGAGCTGGAGAAGGTGACGCGGCTGCGCCGCAAGGCCGAGTCCCTTGACCGGGCGGCCCCCGCCGTCGCGGCGGGCGCCCGGTGA
- a CDS encoding IniB N-terminal domain-containing protein, with product MATLASTLLDFLLSLMSDPAKVAAFNDDPEGTLAANGLGSVCTDDVDAVMPVVVDYAPVRMDSTFDREYNTGGNTSWVGKPDRDYGGGKDRDDDHKDRDDHDRGDDHKDRDDHDRGDDHKDSDDHDRDDWHKDRDDDHSHAVQQIHSMVNNYSYTSTVDDRDTVVDQSVNQNIWADGDVLQLFDNDAVVSSGDYSTAAGDDAEVVNNSGAYVGDDGDASVIENSGQYADRGGENQDNDVENSGNLADRGGTVEDNDVDASDNSGQVAFNGGENESTDNSGNSGQLADRGGEIEDNDTDITVGDVTIDASDNSLNEAGPGDLISDSDVGNTDVEIEDSFQDNSDNSTTTDIEVDIEDSFNEDNSVETDVEIEDSFQDNSDNSVDNSTETDVEVEIEESFNEDNSVDNSVEADVELDVAIEDSFNPEFEDESINDSVIVEDNEVDLELVSETGPGDAAA from the coding sequence ATGGCAACTCTGGCAAGCACGCTCCTTGACTTCCTGCTCAGCCTCATGAGCGACCCGGCAAAGGTCGCGGCGTTCAACGACGATCCCGAGGGCACGCTGGCCGCGAACGGCCTGGGCTCGGTGTGCACCGACGACGTCGACGCCGTCATGCCGGTCGTCGTCGACTACGCCCCGGTGCGCATGGACTCGACCTTCGACCGTGAGTACAACACCGGCGGGAACACCTCCTGGGTGGGCAAGCCCGACCGCGACTACGGCGGTGGCAAGGACCGGGACGACGACCACAAGGACCGGGACGACCACGACCGCGGCGACGACCACAAGGACCGGGACGACCACGACCGCGGCGACGACCACAAGGACAGCGACGACCACGACCGCGACGACTGGCACAAGGACCGCGACGACGACCACAGCCACGCCGTCCAGCAGATCCACAGCATGGTGAACAACTACTCGTACACCTCCACGGTGGACGACCGCGACACCGTCGTGGACCAGTCGGTCAACCAGAACATCTGGGCCGACGGGGACGTCCTGCAGCTCTTCGACAACGACGCGGTGGTCTCCAGCGGCGACTACTCCACGGCCGCCGGCGACGACGCCGAGGTCGTGAACAACTCCGGTGCGTACGTCGGCGACGACGGCGACGCGAGCGTCATCGAGAACAGCGGCCAGTACGCCGACCGCGGTGGCGAGAACCAGGACAACGACGTCGAGAACAGCGGCAACCTCGCCGACCGCGGCGGCACCGTCGAGGACAACGACGTCGACGCGAGCGACAACTCCGGCCAGGTCGCGTTCAACGGCGGGGAGAACGAGTCGACCGACAACAGCGGCAACTCCGGCCAGCTCGCGGACCGTGGCGGCGAGATCGAGGACAACGACACCGACATCACGGTCGGCGACGTCACGATCGACGCCTCGGACAACTCCCTCAACGAGGCCGGCCCCGGCGACCTCATCTCCGACAGCGACGTCGGCAACACCGACGTCGAGATCGAGGACTCCTTCCAGGACAACTCCGACAACTCCACGACGACGGACATCGAGGTCGACATCGAGGACTCCTTCAACGAGGACAACTCGGTCGAGACCGACGTCGAGATCGAGGACTCCTTCCAGGACAACTCCGACAACTCTGTCGACAACTCGACGGAGACCGACGTCGAGGTCGAGATCGAGGAGTCCTTCAACGAGGACAACTCGGTCGACAACTCGGTGGAGGCCGACGTCGAGCTGGACGTGGCGATCGAGGACTCCTTCAACCCCGAGTTCGAGGACGAGTCCATCAACGACTCCGTCATCGTCGAGGACAACGAGGTCGACCTCGAACTCGTCTCCGAGACCGGACCGGGCGACGCCGCCGCCTGA
- a CDS encoding helix-turn-helix transcriptional regulator, with protein MATARPPLRVPPLARHGQAEDLLRLAASPGLLVASVTGPGGSGKSVLLDALAERLDATGVTTAETAGTDLPPGGAVLVDDAHLLCADELDALARLAQAGTHHLVVAHRPGPGGPHLARVLAAMGTRRRRVVLGPVGPADVGRYAEEVLGLALPAEAVAELYGATAGLPWLLHRVAETWERGRLPVPVVPPEVAARLGVELDHLEPATQELLLALAVGFDLSGPVLPPAVLEHGSAVVDAARDEGLLARGATGVPLVGAAVLAGTDPHLQHALRHRLVETLVEAGLPIGSALARDLADAGVRHPALAQALLGAGDDLVADRPEEAAGLYRAAAAAGAGEDLTAARRARAAAASGDTDAASRLVDDLLSRPEPPVLAVDVAAAVWARRGMLVRSAEAYRWLGPRVGSSAPVAAVTLLGTGDLDGAESLLAGVVGSPTTVGVATRLMAEGLRCSVVGSPTRALALLLRASDTLSSAAAPPPLPELPAVLAALVALQNAEASLAGTVLDDALRAGQGGPAVRPHLLLVRSWTAMLRDQPAPARAALEEAREHRLDGRDRCLALTLDVGLARRADDAPALVRAWSAAREQLLRCPSDLFTIQALAELHVCAARLRDTEILEPHLTDAWALLERLGRPAHWAVPLHWGAVQAAILADRPQDLRPHAAAIVAAAPTNRLAAALAPAGRAWVRVLARSFDAAEVEEAAEGLARAGMVWEGARLVGHAAARAHDRREQGRLLARARAMHPVAAPRPDPSAPEPQRGAPAVAASARTASHGVATGGTGAGLHGPGTGQGAGTATLSAREREVAAMVLAGRTYRDIGETLYISPRTAEHHVARIRRRLGAQSRSDLLVRLRAELGGGG; from the coding sequence ATGGCGACCGCCCGTCCTCCGCTCCGCGTCCCGCCGCTCGCGCGGCACGGCCAGGCCGAGGACCTGCTCCGTCTCGCCGCGTCCCCCGGGCTGCTCGTCGCGAGCGTCACGGGCCCGGGGGGCTCGGGCAAGAGCGTCCTGCTCGACGCCCTCGCCGAGCGGCTCGACGCCACCGGCGTGACGACCGCCGAGACCGCCGGCACCGATCTCCCGCCCGGTGGCGCCGTCCTCGTCGACGACGCGCACCTCCTCTGCGCGGACGAGCTCGACGCGCTCGCCCGGCTCGCGCAGGCCGGCACGCACCACCTCGTCGTCGCGCACCGCCCCGGCCCGGGCGGCCCCCACCTCGCCCGGGTCCTGGCCGCGATGGGCACCCGGCGCCGCCGGGTCGTGCTCGGGCCGGTCGGTCCCGCCGACGTCGGCCGCTACGCCGAGGAGGTGCTCGGTCTCGCCCTCCCGGCGGAGGCCGTGGCCGAGCTGTACGGGGCGACGGCCGGCCTGCCGTGGCTCCTGCACCGGGTCGCGGAGACGTGGGAGCGCGGCCGGCTGCCCGTACCCGTCGTGCCGCCGGAGGTGGCCGCCCGGCTCGGTGTCGAGCTCGACCACCTCGAGCCCGCCACGCAGGAGCTCCTCCTGGCCCTGGCGGTCGGGTTCGACCTGTCGGGCCCGGTCCTGCCCCCGGCCGTCCTCGAGCACGGCTCAGCCGTCGTCGACGCCGCGCGGGACGAGGGCCTTCTCGCTCGCGGCGCGACCGGCGTGCCACTGGTCGGCGCGGCGGTGCTCGCCGGGACGGACCCGCACCTCCAGCACGCGCTGCGGCACCGGCTCGTGGAGACCCTCGTCGAGGCGGGGCTGCCCATCGGGTCCGCGCTCGCGCGCGACCTCGCCGATGCCGGCGTGCGTCACCCCGCCCTCGCCCAGGCGCTCCTCGGGGCCGGTGACGACCTCGTCGCCGACCGGCCGGAGGAGGCGGCCGGCCTCTACCGCGCTGCGGCCGCCGCCGGTGCGGGGGAGGACCTCACGGCGGCCCGCCGGGCCCGGGCCGCGGCGGCCTCGGGGGACACCGACGCCGCGTCCCGGCTCGTCGACGACCTCCTGTCCCGGCCCGAGCCGCCCGTGCTCGCCGTCGACGTCGCCGCCGCCGTCTGGGCGCGCCGCGGCATGCTGGTCCGCAGCGCCGAGGCCTACCGGTGGCTCGGCCCACGGGTGGGCAGCTCGGCGCCCGTCGCCGCCGTCACCCTGCTCGGCACGGGCGACCTCGACGGCGCCGAGAGCCTGCTCGCGGGCGTGGTGGGGTCGCCGACCACGGTGGGAGTGGCCACCCGGCTCATGGCCGAGGGGCTGCGCTGCTCCGTGGTGGGCAGCCCGACGAGGGCCCTGGCCCTCCTTCTCCGGGCCTCGGACACCCTCAGCTCGGCAGCGGCGCCGCCCCCGCTGCCGGAGCTGCCCGCGGTCCTCGCCGCCCTCGTCGCCCTGCAGAACGCCGAGGCCTCGCTCGCCGGCACCGTGCTCGACGACGCCCTCCGCGCGGGCCAGGGCGGTCCGGCGGTCCGCCCGCACCTGCTCCTCGTGCGGTCGTGGACCGCCATGCTCCGAGACCAGCCCGCCCCCGCCCGGGCGGCGCTGGAGGAGGCGCGGGAGCACCGTCTGGACGGGCGCGACCGGTGCCTGGCGCTGACTCTCGACGTCGGCCTGGCGCGCCGCGCCGACGACGCTCCCGCTCTGGTGCGGGCGTGGAGCGCCGCCCGGGAGCAGCTGCTGCGCTGCCCCTCGGACCTGTTCACCATCCAGGCGCTCGCCGAGCTGCACGTCTGTGCCGCCCGGCTGCGCGACACCGAGATCCTCGAGCCGCACCTGACCGACGCCTGGGCGCTGCTGGAGCGGCTGGGCCGCCCCGCGCACTGGGCGGTTCCCCTGCACTGGGGGGCGGTCCAGGCGGCGATCCTCGCCGACCGGCCCCAGGATCTGCGTCCGCACGCCGCCGCGATCGTCGCGGCCGCACCGACGAACCGGCTCGCCGCGGCCCTCGCCCCGGCCGGCCGGGCCTGGGTGCGGGTCCTGGCCCGATCCTTCGACGCGGCGGAGGTGGAGGAGGCTGCCGAGGGGCTCGCCCGGGCGGGGATGGTGTGGGAGGGGGCGCGGCTCGTCGGCCACGCCGCCGCGCGGGCCCACGACCGGCGCGAGCAGGGCCGTCTCCTGGCCCGCGCGAGGGCCATGCACCCGGTCGCGGCCCCTCGTCCGGACCCGTCGGCGCCGGAACCACAACGCGGCGCTCCCGCGGTGGCCGCGTCGGCCCGGACCGCCTCGCACGGCGTCGCGACGGGCGGGACAGGGGCCGGCCTCCACGGACCCGGCACGGGTCAGGGAGCGGGCACGGCCACGCTCAGTGCCCGCGAGCGAGAGGTCGCCGCGATGGTCCTGGCGGGGCGCACCTACCGCGACATCGGCGAGACCTTGTACATCTCCCCCCGCACGGCCGAGCACCACGTGGCACGGATCCGGCGCCGGCTCGGGGCGCAGAGCCGCTCCGACCTGCTCGTACGCCTGCGGGCCGAGCTCGGCGGCGGCGGATGA
- a CDS encoding Hsp70 family protein, producing the protein MSYGLGIDVGTTTVTAVLRRETDEPPEILELGRGSAAVPAAIGLREDGTTVVGEEALELRDTAPERVCVALVARVGDPVPVHLGDIAVRAEDLLAALVRRVVERVEQQEGAPPAAVVLCHPPTWGAYRTDLLREALAGVGLAAASLEPTSVATARALEVQRPLPDGATVAVLDVGSGTDAAVVRRTGPGSFEPVGRPGRDAATGTADLSEAVLSRVLAGVGTAVGALDHDDRTVRSGLARLRTDCERATRALSADPETDVVVPGPDGERHIRLVRSEFDVLVAEPVARTVRVLTDTLAAAGLAEVDEVVLAGGAASVPAVVQGVCEALDRAVVVVDAPGTAAARGAALGAAALSRPETAAPPAEQDEPVAATPAGLATVSSPAVAAMDVGALTRVMFLGRRGLRAMAVAAAVTTIVVVTAVAGQTPVEPGTPGGGTFFSFLPFPGKPATAAAGQTEAPGGDPGPAAPGATTPGVTAAGGRSGTVGEAGPATPRLLAAAGVEEHAGAPLAAPDPTPSAPATAGSTGGTTAPGAAPSSTTNPTTPTTPAPSTTTPGLTDPTPDPTTPAPDPTTPAPDPTDPAPDPTTPAPDPTTPAPDPTTPAPDPTEPAPDPTEPAPEPTTPAPDPTDPATDPTSPAPDPTTPATEPAPDPSDPPVEPTAAPTAG; encoded by the coding sequence ATGAGTTATGGCCTCGGCATCGACGTCGGGACGACCACGGTGACAGCGGTGTTGCGCCGCGAGACGGACGAGCCCCCGGAGATCCTGGAGCTGGGCAGGGGGAGTGCGGCGGTCCCCGCGGCCATCGGCCTGCGGGAGGACGGCACGACGGTGGTGGGCGAGGAAGCCCTCGAGCTGCGCGACACCGCGCCGGAGCGGGTCTGCGTCGCGCTGGTGGCGCGGGTGGGCGACCCCGTCCCGGTCCACCTCGGGGACATCGCCGTGCGCGCGGAGGACCTCCTGGCCGCCCTGGTCCGCCGCGTCGTCGAGCGCGTCGAGCAGCAGGAGGGTGCGCCCCCGGCTGCCGTGGTCCTGTGCCACCCGCCCACGTGGGGCGCCTACCGCACCGACCTCCTGCGCGAGGCCCTGGCCGGCGTCGGCCTGGCCGCCGCGTCCCTCGAGCCGACCTCGGTGGCGACGGCCCGGGCACTCGAGGTCCAGCGCCCCCTGCCCGACGGGGCGACCGTCGCCGTCCTCGACGTCGGCAGCGGCACGGATGCCGCCGTGGTGCGCCGCACGGGCCCCGGCTCCTTCGAGCCGGTCGGGCGTCCCGGCCGCGACGCGGCGACCGGGACCGCTGACCTCAGCGAGGCCGTCCTCTCCCGGGTGCTGGCCGGCGTCGGCACCGCCGTCGGTGCTCTCGACCACGACGACAGAACTGTCCGCTCCGGGCTGGCGCGGCTCCGGACGGACTGCGAGCGGGCGACCCGGGCGCTGAGCGCGGACCCCGAGACCGATGTCGTCGTGCCGGGGCCGGACGGGGAGCGCCACATCAGGCTCGTGCGCTCGGAGTTCGACGTGCTCGTGGCCGAGCCGGTGGCCCGGACGGTCCGGGTCCTCACCGACACCCTCGCCGCCGCGGGCCTCGCGGAGGTCGACGAGGTGGTCCTCGCCGGTGGCGCGGCCAGCGTCCCGGCTGTCGTCCAGGGGGTGTGCGAGGCCCTCGACCGGGCCGTCGTCGTCGTGGACGCGCCGGGGACGGCTGCGGCGCGCGGGGCCGCCCTCGGCGCGGCCGCCCTCTCCCGTCCGGAGACGGCCGCCCCGCCGGCCGAGCAGGACGAGCCCGTGGCGGCGACGCCGGCCGGGCTCGCGACGGTGTCCTCGCCGGCCGTCGCGGCGATGGACGTCGGCGCCCTGACCCGGGTGATGTTCCTCGGGCGGCGCGGCCTGCGGGCGATGGCTGTCGCCGCCGCGGTGACGACCATCGTCGTCGTCACGGCGGTCGCCGGGCAGACGCCGGTCGAGCCCGGCACGCCCGGGGGCGGCACCTTCTTCTCCTTCCTGCCCTTCCCCGGCAAGCCGGCGACCGCGGCCGCCGGGCAGACCGAGGCACCCGGCGGCGACCCCGGCCCGGCCGCGCCGGGCGCGACGACGCCGGGGGTCACGGCGGCCGGCGGCCGCTCGGGCACCGTGGGTGAGGCCGGTCCCGCCACCCCCCGCCTCCTCGCGGCCGCTGGTGTCGAGGAGCACGCGGGGGCCCCGCTCGCCGCGCCCGACCCCACCCCGAGCGCGCCCGCGACCGCCGGGTCGACCGGGGGCACCACCGCGCCCGGGGCGGCGCCGAGCAGCACCACGAACCCGACGACGCCCACCACGCCCGCGCCGAGCACGACGACGCCGGGTCTCACGGACCCGACCCCGGACCCGACGACGCCCGCGCCGGACCCGACGACGCCCGCGCCGGATCCCACGGATCCGGCCCCCGACCCGACGACGCCCGCGCCGGACCCGACGACGCCGGCCCCGGACCCGACGACGCCCGCCCCGGATCCCACGGAGCCGGCGCCGGATCCCACGGAGCCGGCCCCGGAGCCGACGACGCCCGCGCCGGACCCCACGGATCCCGCGACGGACCCGACCTCACCGGCGCCCGACCCCACCACGCCGGCCACCGAGCCGGCCCCCGACCCCAGCGACCCACCCGTCGAGCCCACCGCCGCCCCGACCGCAGGGTGA
- a CDS encoding Maf family protein, whose amino-acid sequence MTTLLLASASPARLATLRSAGVRPDVRVSDVDEPAVLTAAVLGAGGTMPAAEQVLVLARAKAEDVAAHAPSADVVLGCDSMLELDDGSGPDVLGKPADAADAVARWRRMRGRSGVLHTGHWLVRPGGGEAGGTSSTVVHFADLADDEIEAYVATGEPLVVAGAFTVDGLGGAFVTAIEGDYHGVVGVSLPLVRVLLAELGLAWTDLWAPR is encoded by the coding sequence GTGACCACCCTGCTCCTGGCCTCCGCGTCCCCCGCACGCCTCGCCACCCTGCGCTCCGCGGGCGTACGTCCCGACGTCCGCGTCTCCGACGTCGACGAGCCCGCGGTGCTCACCGCGGCCGTCCTGGGCGCCGGCGGGACGATGCCCGCCGCCGAGCAGGTGCTCGTGCTCGCCCGGGCCAAGGCCGAGGACGTCGCCGCGCACGCACCCTCGGCGGACGTCGTCCTGGGGTGCGACTCCATGCTCGAGCTGGACGACGGGTCGGGCCCCGACGTCCTCGGCAAGCCGGCCGACGCCGCGGACGCCGTCGCCCGCTGGCGCCGGATGCGCGGCCGGTCCGGTGTCCTCCACACCGGGCACTGGCTCGTCCGCCCCGGCGGCGGGGAGGCGGGAGGGACCTCCTCGACCGTCGTGCACTTCGCGGACCTCGCCGACGACGAGATCGAGGCCTACGTGGCCACCGGTGAGCCGCTCGTGGTGGCGGGGGCGTTCACCGTGGACGGCCTGGGCGGGGCGTTCGTCACGGCGATCGAGGGCGACTACCACGGGGTCGTCGGCGTGAGCCTGCCCCTCGTCCGCGTCCTGCTGGCGGAGCTGGGCCTGGCGTGGACGGACCTGTGGGCGCCGCGGTAG
- a CDS encoding uracil-DNA glycosylase, producing MPDVPPRPHPITGRPFTSPVPPGTGWPGDPALPGTPVAHDEAQVANLARGAADVAALDARVSVCRACPRLVAWREEVATAGRRAAFADQPYWGRPGPGFGDPRPEVLVVGLAPAANGTNRTGRMFTGDRSGDWIYAALHRAGYASRPTSTAAGDGLELTGVRIVAAVRCAPPANRPTPLERTTCGHWLDRDLELAAPGLRSLLALGAIGWDATLAAARRLGWEVPRPRPRFGHDARTELRTPDGRTLRLHGSYHVSQQNTFTGRLTEEMLDAVIARL from the coding sequence GTGCCCGACGTCCCGCCTCGCCCGCACCCGATCACGGGTCGACCGTTCACCTCCCCCGTGCCGCCGGGGACCGGCTGGCCCGGGGACCCCGCGCTCCCCGGCACGCCCGTCGCGCACGACGAGGCCCAGGTCGCCAACCTGGCCCGCGGCGCGGCGGACGTCGCCGCCCTCGACGCCCGGGTCTCGGTGTGCCGGGCGTGCCCGCGGCTGGTGGCCTGGCGGGAGGAGGTGGCCACGGCCGGGCGCCGGGCCGCGTTCGCCGACCAGCCGTACTGGGGTCGTCCGGGGCCAGGGTTCGGCGACCCGCGGCCGGAGGTGCTCGTCGTGGGCCTCGCTCCCGCGGCGAACGGCACCAACCGCACCGGGCGGATGTTCACCGGCGACCGCAGCGGTGACTGGATCTACGCCGCCCTGCACCGGGCGGGCTACGCGAGCCGCCCCACCAGCACCGCCGCGGGCGACGGCCTCGAGCTGACCGGCGTGCGCATCGTCGCCGCCGTGCGTTGCGCCCCGCCCGCGAACCGGCCCACCCCGCTCGAGCGCACCACCTGCGGGCACTGGCTCGACCGGGACCTCGAGCTGGCCGCACCGGGGCTGCGTTCGCTCCTGGCGCTCGGCGCCATCGGCTGGGACGCCACCCTCGCCGCGGCGCGGCGCCTCGGCTGGGAGGTGCCCAGGCCGCGGCCCCGGTTCGGCCACGACGCCCGGACCGAGCTGCGCACCCCCGATGGCCGGACCCTGCGCCTGCACGGCAGCTACCACGTCAGCCAGCAGAACACCTTCACCGGACGGCTCACCGAGGAGATGCTCGACGCCGTCATCGCCAGGCTGTGA